In one Streptomyces sp. NBC_01288 genomic region, the following are encoded:
- a CDS encoding calcium-binding protein: MRMRATLGVLTGALALSALAMPAAQADEGRGDTTISTVVVNGGKPVVVGATAKKTITVSFTVKDASGVDWAQAILYHGADIDSSDSGAVANGSDGRATCTKVNATTSTCKSTFDLTPRSNLINSVAGGWKVWAVARGKDTDYVQKDNAKTFQVQRLSKLTVNAAPEPVKKGKTITVTGKLTRANWDAATYSGYSTQPVKLQFRKKSASTYTTVKTVKTNSTGNLSTTVKATVDGYFRYSFAGTSTTPAVNAAGDFIDVK; encoded by the coding sequence ATGCGCATGCGTGCCACCCTCGGCGTCCTGACCGGCGCCCTGGCCCTCTCCGCTCTCGCCATGCCTGCCGCGCAGGCCGACGAGGGGCGGGGGGACACCACGATCTCGACCGTCGTGGTGAACGGCGGCAAGCCGGTCGTCGTGGGCGCGACCGCGAAGAAGACCATCACCGTCAGCTTCACGGTCAAGGACGCCTCGGGCGTCGACTGGGCGCAGGCGATCCTGTACCACGGCGCCGACATCGACTCGTCCGACAGCGGTGCCGTCGCCAACGGCAGCGACGGCCGCGCCACCTGCACCAAGGTGAACGCCACGACGTCGACCTGCAAGTCGACCTTCGACCTGACGCCGCGCTCCAACCTGATCAACTCCGTGGCCGGTGGCTGGAAGGTCTGGGCGGTCGCCAGGGGCAAGGACACCGACTACGTCCAGAAGGACAACGCGAAGACCTTCCAGGTCCAGCGCCTGTCGAAGCTCACGGTCAACGCCGCCCCGGAGCCCGTCAAGAAGGGCAAGACCATCACGGTCACCGGCAAGCTGACCCGCGCGAACTGGGACGCCGCCACCTACTCCGGTTACTCGACCCAGCCGGTGAAGCTCCAGTTCCGCAAGAAGAGCGCCAGCACGTACACCACCGTCAAGACCGTCAAGACGAACTCGACGGGCAACCTGAGCACCACCGTCAAGGCGACCGTCGACGGCTACTTCCGCTACAGCTTCGCGGGCACCTCGACCACCCCGGCCGTCAACGCCGCGGGTGACTTCATCGACGTGAAGTAA